A part of Brachybacterium faecium DSM 4810 genomic DNA contains:
- a CDS encoding thiamine-phosphate diphosphorylase (PFAM: Thiamine monophosphate synthase/TENI~TIGRFAM: thiamine-phosphate pyrophosphorylase), which translates to MSPAPALDLRCYLVTSGTGRRTVEVAAAAAAAGAGVVQVRAKDIPTAELLQLVLAVAEAVRAANPGTRVLVDDRADVAAAARRRGAAVHGVHLGQDDLPVTDARALLGPDALIGLTTGTLELVRAAEEVRDQVDYLGAGPFRLTPTKDSGRPPLGIEGYRALTAASSLPIVAIGDVTPEDAPALVQAGAAGVALVRAVMDAPDPARTVRTVLAGIAGV; encoded by the coding sequence ATGAGCCCCGCCCCCGCCCTGGATCTGCGCTGCTACCTGGTCACCTCGGGCACCGGACGCAGGACGGTCGAGGTCGCCGCCGCGGCCGCCGCGGCCGGGGCCGGGGTCGTGCAGGTGCGTGCGAAGGACATCCCGACCGCCGAGCTGCTGCAGCTGGTGCTCGCCGTCGCCGAGGCGGTGCGCGCCGCGAACCCCGGCACCCGCGTGCTGGTCGACGACCGGGCCGACGTCGCGGCCGCGGCCCGTCGGCGCGGAGCGGCGGTGCACGGCGTGCACCTGGGTCAGGACGACCTGCCCGTCACGGACGCCCGCGCGCTGCTCGGTCCCGACGCGCTCATCGGCCTCACCACCGGCACGCTCGAGCTGGTGCGCGCGGCGGAGGAGGTGCGCGACCAGGTGGACTACCTCGGCGCCGGGCCGTTCCGCCTCACCCCCACGAAGGACTCCGGCCGTCCGCCGCTCGGCATCGAGGGATACCGCGCGCTGACCGCGGCCTCGTCCCTGCCGATCGTCGCGATCGGGGACGTCACCCCGGAGGACGCCCCCGCCCTCGTGCAGGCGGGCGCGGCCGGGGTCGCCCTGGTCAGAGCCGTCATGGACGCCCCCGACCCGGCACGGACCGTGCGGACGGTGCTGGCCGGGATCGCTGGGGTGTGA
- a CDS encoding Major Facilitator Superfamily transporter (PFAM: Major Facilitator Superfamily) translates to MSAQTTTPDSPALEALPPAGRAALRAGVVGNWIDNIHVFLPVTALAPAMLVIAGPGATASTAALIIVAMLMGRPVGGVVFGRISDRLGRTRTTRIAIAGTAACALAIAAVPTHELLGAGTVALILLLRFLGGIFVAGEYSAAIPLAMEWSAPRRRGLMSGLILSMAPWAQASVAFAVAGLLALLGPEQYAAWGWRALFAIGAVLSLGMLVYYRRQVTDAPLFHRQEERTRAAEASAAPTATAPAAAPTLRSLITGRWARAFWQVFALMTGLWLLTYTTVLLLTERLTSDAPLAPLAVPVVMGLASVAQALVMALAGHLSTLTGRRRLLMLWGASAMVAGPVLWWCAVTAPTLALAAACAALLQVATVSAYGPIAAYLSERFPTSIRSTGYGAGYSLSLVLPALYPFYVPALEPLLGRHGTVLCLVALGGLLVVVGAALGPRLRPHELDADLDAVAAGSSR, encoded by the coding sequence ATGAGCGCGCAGACCACGACCCCCGACTCCCCCGCGCTCGAGGCGCTGCCCCCGGCGGGGCGCGCCGCGCTGCGTGCCGGCGTGGTGGGCAACTGGATCGACAACATCCACGTGTTCCTGCCGGTCACGGCGCTCGCCCCCGCGATGCTCGTGATCGCCGGGCCGGGCGCGACCGCCTCGACCGCCGCGCTGATCATCGTCGCGATGCTCATGGGTCGCCCCGTCGGCGGCGTGGTGTTCGGCCGGATCTCGGACCGGCTCGGCCGCACCCGCACCACCCGGATCGCGATCGCCGGCACCGCCGCGTGCGCGCTCGCGATCGCCGCGGTCCCCACCCACGAGCTGCTGGGCGCGGGCACGGTGGCGCTGATCCTGCTGCTGCGGTTCCTCGGCGGGATCTTCGTGGCCGGCGAGTACTCGGCCGCGATCCCGCTGGCGATGGAATGGTCGGCGCCGCGCCGACGAGGACTGATGAGCGGGCTGATCCTGTCCATGGCGCCGTGGGCGCAGGCATCGGTCGCCTTCGCGGTGGCCGGGCTGCTCGCCCTGCTCGGGCCGGAGCAGTACGCGGCCTGGGGCTGGCGTGCGCTGTTCGCGATCGGCGCCGTGCTCTCCCTGGGCATGCTGGTCTACTACCGGCGGCAGGTGACCGACGCGCCGCTGTTCCACCGGCAGGAGGAGCGCACCCGGGCCGCGGAGGCGTCGGCTGCTCCCACGGCGACGGCCCCCGCTGCGGCCCCGACCCTGCGCAGCCTGATCACCGGGCGCTGGGCCCGGGCGTTCTGGCAGGTTTTCGCGCTGATGACGGGCCTGTGGCTGCTCACCTACACCACGGTGCTGCTGCTCACCGAGCGCCTGACGTCGGATGCGCCGCTGGCACCGCTCGCGGTGCCGGTGGTGATGGGCCTGGCCTCGGTGGCGCAGGCGCTGGTGATGGCGCTGGCCGGGCACCTGTCGACGCTGACGGGCCGGCGCCGGCTGCTGATGCTGTGGGGCGCCTCCGCGATGGTGGCCGGGCCGGTGCTGTGGTGGTGCGCGGTCACCGCCCCCACCCTGGCCCTGGCCGCCGCATGCGCTGCGCTGCTGCAGGTGGCGACGGTCTCCGCGTACGGGCCGATCGCCGCGTACCTCTCCGAGCGGTTCCCCACCTCGATCCGCTCCACCGGCTACGGCGCCGGGTACAGCCTGTCCCTCGTGCTGCCGGCGCTGTACCCCTTCTATGTGCCCGCGCTCGAACCGCTGCTCGGACGCCACGGCACCGTGCTGTGCCTGGTGGCGCTCGGCGGTCTGCTGGTGGTCGTCGGCGCGGCGCTGGGGCCGCGGCTGCGCCCGCACGAGCTGGACGCGGATCTCGACGCCGTCGCGGCCGGGAGCAGCCGATGA
- a CDS encoding Exodeoxyribonuclease I subunit D (PFAM: Calcineurin-like phosphoesterase~TIGRFAM: exonuclease SbcD), translated as MKILHTSDWHLGRTLHKVDLHEHQAAFLDWLVELVRAEEVDVVVIPGDVYDRAVPAVTSVTLLDSALARLADTGATVVLTSGNHDSAERLGFGRSLMRSGVHLLTDVPGIEHPVTVADEHGEVLFFGLPYLEPDRARTELVAEGEAPLARSHEAVTRAALDRVRARAEHRPGARTVVLAHTFVTGGEGSDSERDLSVGGVDSVPAGVLGGIDYLALGHLHGCQDLSRAVGAPAWYSGSPLAFSFSERHHRKSVLMVELGAPGTEVEVRRIETPVPRRLTELRGTLAQLLAQRDGHAGDWVKAVVTDPARPAHLQEQLREAFPHLLLTEYAPEGREAREGTPVVRREQNPLEVMDEFLAHVTGAAPTAAEHDVLDRAYSAVRREREAS; from the coding sequence ATGAAGATCCTGCACACCTCGGACTGGCACCTCGGGCGCACCCTGCACAAGGTCGACCTGCACGAGCACCAGGCCGCGTTCCTCGACTGGCTCGTGGAGCTGGTGCGCGCCGAGGAGGTCGACGTCGTGGTCATCCCGGGAGACGTGTACGACCGCGCCGTCCCCGCCGTGACCAGCGTGACGCTGCTGGACAGCGCCCTGGCGCGCCTGGCCGACACCGGCGCCACCGTGGTGCTGACCTCCGGCAACCACGACTCCGCGGAGCGGCTCGGCTTCGGCCGCTCGCTGATGCGCTCCGGCGTCCACCTGCTCACCGACGTCCCCGGCATCGAGCACCCCGTCACCGTCGCCGACGAGCACGGCGAGGTGCTGTTCTTCGGCCTGCCCTACCTCGAACCGGACCGCGCCCGCACCGAGCTGGTCGCCGAGGGGGAGGCCCCCCTGGCCCGCAGCCACGAGGCCGTCACCCGCGCCGCCCTGGACCGGGTGCGCGCACGTGCCGAGCACCGCCCCGGTGCCCGCACCGTCGTGCTCGCCCACACCTTCGTCACCGGCGGCGAGGGCAGCGACTCCGAGCGCGACCTCTCCGTCGGCGGCGTCGACTCGGTGCCCGCCGGGGTGCTCGGCGGCATCGACTACCTCGCCCTCGGCCACCTCCACGGCTGCCAGGACCTCAGCCGCGCCGTCGGCGCCCCCGCCTGGTACTCCGGCTCCCCGCTCGCCTTCTCCTTCTCCGAACGCCACCACCGCAAGTCCGTGCTGATGGTCGAGCTCGGCGCCCCGGGCACCGAGGTCGAGGTCCGACGGATCGAAACACCCGTGCCGCGCCGTCTCACCGAGCTGCGCGGCACGCTCGCGCAGCTCCTCGCACAGCGTGACGGGCACGCCGGGGACTGGGTGAAAGCCGTCGTCACCGACCCGGCCCGCCCCGCCCACCTGCAGGAACAGCTGCGCGAGGCGTTCCCGCACCTGCTGCTGACCGAGTACGCGCCCGAGGGGCGGGAAGCCCGCGAGGGCACCCCCGTGGTGCGGCGCGAGCAGAACCCGCTGGAGGTGATGGACGAGTTCCTCGCCCACGTCACCGGCGCGGCCCCCACCGCCGCGGAGCACGACGTGCTGGACCGCGCCTACAGCGCCGTCCGCCGGGAGCGGGAGGCCTCATGA
- a CDS encoding hydroxyethylthiazole kinase, sugar kinase family (PFAM: Hydroxyethylthiazole kinase family~TIGRFAM: hydroxyethylthiazole kinase), with product MSAQRPGPSTAPSADPALAPVAPVLAAVREQAPLVHCLTATVSMAIVADGLLAAGARPMMTETAAEAPVVTTLADALSINLGTLSTDAMDGIPATVEVAVRDGRPWVLDPTAIGIAPVRTPLARQLVESRPTVVRGNASELLALAGTGPGGRGADSTDTADAAADAAAQVARRTGGAVAVSGAVDLVLDARRQARVDRGSELLPRVTGTGCLLGALTAACTAVHPDPFEAALAATVWLDLAGEAAAARATGPGSFRMHLLDALDAVGR from the coding sequence ATGAGCGCGCAGCGCCCCGGCCCGTCGACCGCCCCGTCGGCGGACCCCGCTCTGGCCCCGGTCGCGCCGGTGCTGGCCGCGGTGCGCGAGCAGGCTCCCCTGGTGCACTGCCTCACCGCGACCGTGTCCATGGCGATCGTGGCCGACGGTCTGCTGGCCGCCGGGGCCCGACCGATGATGACCGAGACCGCGGCGGAGGCACCGGTGGTGACCACGCTCGCCGACGCCCTGTCGATCAACCTCGGCACGCTGAGCACCGACGCGATGGACGGGATCCCCGCCACGGTCGAGGTGGCGGTGCGGGACGGGCGGCCCTGGGTGCTGGATCCCACCGCGATCGGCATCGCACCGGTGCGCACCCCGCTCGCGCGGCAGCTGGTGGAGAGCCGGCCGACGGTGGTGCGGGGCAACGCCTCCGAGCTGCTCGCCCTGGCCGGGACGGGACCCGGCGGCCGGGGCGCCGACTCCACCGACACGGCCGACGCCGCCGCGGACGCCGCCGCCCAGGTCGCGCGGCGCACGGGCGGCGCGGTCGCGGTCTCCGGCGCGGTGGACCTCGTGCTCGATGCGCGCCGGCAGGCACGGGTGGACCGCGGCAGCGAGCTGCTGCCCCGCGTGACCGGGACCGGCTGCCTGCTCGGCGCCCTCACCGCGGCGTGCACGGCCGTGCACCCGGACCCCTTCGAGGCCGCGCTGGCCGCCACGGTCTGGCTCGACCTCGCCGGGGAGGCGGCCGCCGCGCGCGCCACCGGGCCCGGCAGCTTCCGCATGCACCTGCTGGACGCGCTCGACGCGGTGGGCCGATGA
- a CDS encoding phosphomethylpyrimidine kinase (PFAM: TENA/THI-4/PQQC family; Phosphomethylpyrimidine kinase~TIGRFAM: phosphomethylpyrimidine kinase), whose product MVSIAGTDPTGGAGTAADLKSITAAGGYGMAVVTAVVAQNTRGVRDIHVPPAEVLAAQLTAVSDDVELEAVKTGMLGTVEVIDTVAAWVAAHPPRVLVVDPVMVASSGDRLLEPEAEQAMIRFCARATVVTPNIDELAVLTGSPRASTEEEALAQATAWTARTGASVIVKTGHLEDREVTNTWVAPDGAQRRARSTRVDTTSTHGTGCSLAAALATRLGAGHSPAAALEWATAWLHEAIAHGASLQVGAGHGPVDHAHRARRLAAAGSAEPWLGAGEVPARLETPEALSVGRSRPGPGTAEDSTPADDSPTVQPVVPALVPAAGPWTAALWAAGAPLAGQIAECGFVRALVDGSLPSPAFDVYLAQDALYLGRCSRALAALGAATEDPAGGEFWTQSARHCLAIEAELHRSWLGGLPADHDTAISPVTSAYTDFLLVHALGSPAPVAAAAVLPCFWLYAQVGGGLDDVAAEHPYGAWLETYRDPGFVEGVRGALEQVERELAAATPEVRAEAARAFLLASRHELEFFEQATRLDPGTPAPRRHRARAADGAHAADTTHNAQTADGPRTAPAPPRPPAHPAAPTASTARTAPDALAGAGR is encoded by the coding sequence GTGGTCTCGATCGCCGGGACCGACCCGACCGGCGGGGCGGGGACCGCCGCGGATCTCAAGTCCATCACCGCCGCCGGCGGTTACGGCATGGCCGTGGTGACCGCGGTCGTCGCCCAGAACACGCGCGGGGTGCGGGACATCCACGTGCCCCCGGCCGAGGTCCTCGCCGCACAGCTCACCGCGGTCAGCGACGACGTCGAGCTCGAGGCCGTCAAGACCGGCATGCTCGGCACCGTCGAGGTGATCGACACAGTCGCGGCCTGGGTCGCGGCGCATCCGCCGCGCGTGCTGGTCGTGGACCCGGTGATGGTGGCCAGCAGCGGCGACCGTCTGCTCGAGCCGGAGGCGGAGCAGGCGATGATCCGCTTCTGTGCCCGCGCCACCGTGGTCACCCCGAACATCGACGAGCTCGCCGTGCTCACCGGCTCGCCCCGCGCGAGCACCGAGGAGGAGGCGCTCGCGCAGGCCACGGCGTGGACGGCCCGCACCGGGGCGTCCGTGATCGTCAAGACCGGCCACCTCGAGGACCGAGAGGTCACCAACACCTGGGTGGCCCCGGACGGCGCGCAGCGCCGCGCCCGCTCCACACGCGTGGACACCACCAGCACGCACGGCACCGGCTGCTCCCTGGCCGCCGCGCTCGCCACCCGTCTCGGTGCGGGGCACTCCCCTGCCGCGGCGCTCGAGTGGGCGACCGCGTGGCTGCACGAGGCGATCGCGCACGGTGCGTCGCTGCAGGTCGGCGCGGGGCACGGCCCGGTGGACCATGCCCACCGCGCCCGGCGCCTCGCAGCGGCCGGCTCCGCCGAGCCCTGGCTCGGGGCCGGCGAGGTGCCGGCGCGGCTCGAGACGCCCGAGGCTCTCTCCGTCGGCCGCAGCCGCCCGGGCCCCGGGACTGCTGAGGACAGCACTCCGGCCGACGACAGCCCGACGGTGCAGCCCGTCGTCCCGGCGCTCGTCCCCGCCGCCGGCCCGTGGACCGCTGCGCTCTGGGCGGCCGGTGCGCCGCTGGCCGGGCAGATCGCGGAGTGCGGTTTCGTGCGGGCGCTCGTGGACGGCAGCCTGCCCTCCCCCGCGTTCGACGTCTACCTCGCGCAGGACGCTCTCTACCTGGGCCGCTGCTCCCGGGCGCTCGCCGCGCTCGGCGCGGCCACCGAGGACCCTGCCGGGGGCGAGTTCTGGACGCAGTCCGCGCGGCACTGCCTGGCGATCGAGGCCGAGCTGCATCGCTCCTGGCTGGGCGGCCTCCCCGCAGACCACGACACCGCGATCAGCCCGGTGACCAGCGCCTACACCGATTTCCTGCTCGTGCACGCGCTCGGCTCGCCCGCGCCCGTCGCCGCGGCCGCGGTGCTGCCGTGCTTCTGGCTCTATGCCCAGGTGGGAGGCGGTCTGGACGATGTCGCCGCCGAGCATCCCTACGGCGCCTGGCTGGAGACCTACCGCGACCCCGGATTCGTCGAGGGGGTCCGCGGAGCGCTCGAGCAGGTCGAGCGGGAGCTGGCCGCCGCCACCCCGGAGGTGCGGGCCGAGGCGGCGCGCGCCTTCCTCCTCGCCTCCCGGCACGAGCTGGAGTTCTTCGAGCAGGCCACCCGGCTCGACCCCGGAACGCCGGCACCCCGACGACACCGGGCCCGCGCGGCCGACGGGGCGCACGCGGCCGACACGACCCACAACGCCCAGACCGCCGACGGGCCCCGCACAGCGCCCGCACCCCCACGACCACCCGCGCATCCCGCCGCACCCACCGCTTCCACCGCACGCACCGCACCGGATGCCCTCGCGGGAGCCGGCCGATGA
- a CDS encoding ATPase involved in DNA repair (TIGRFAM: exonuclease SbcC) has translation MKLHHLRLTGIGPFAGTVSIDFAALGAGGMFLLEGPTGSGKSTILDAIVYALYGQVAGTATSADRIRSQFAPPTEASVVDLVFETASGLYRVRRQPEFQRPKMRGTGTTKEHAKAVLWRIGSPQLIDEVIADTAGGGSGVEAIATRIDEVGREIQRAVGLSRDQFTQTVLLPQNEFARFLRAGTGERQAVLQRVFGTETYARVEKQLEEMRKQAKREVDAAQQTLGTALARFTEATALEGEQVTTLQEHATALRLDALAALAGEHLAAVAARADDARTAATAAGTTEQEARAAADAATRTRTRIDRRRELDALAARLERERPAVERSRTALQQDETARPVVELLRRRDSAASAAAEAIETLTALATTTRAEHPQLVDLLEEDAPEEALTAAAEEATGRAGALSELVDLEAGLPERETTLAARRDTLATQQKNLEAATAELGERPAQRAALVEQRDGARATAAGLGDARAAHRAAQEVERARTAATAQEKTVETARAAAEAALRTAREHAETEAALRRRRFAGIAAELAADLEDETACPVCGALEHPHPADPAEDAVSPEQVEAAEAQRQRSEQAQSRAEQAHALARQKLEQLQEEAGEHTPDSARAAVAQAKQAVDAAAAAETQVAALEEQITAHDQHTQQLTAAKEETALAVERERTAIDEAARLLEADRAKVAAARGDDSSIADRRRAHSARARAATALCQALRRRADAEQRAADASAEADRALASSALVTADAARAAVLPAEERTRVQKLLQARAVDESRLADGLAEDGIEDTTATDEAREQAQAAVLATTEALTSAQTAAREAAGIAARAEGVAERSAAARTALETASAQVRAVSESAGVTVRVADLATGRSADGDRVQLSTYVLMWRLDAVIEAANARLALFSGSDLELLRDTGARGARKTGLDLLVLDRRTDQVRVPETLSGGETFFVSLALALGLADIVMGEAGGVQMETLFIDEGFGSLDPETLETVVREIGRLAESGRVIGIVSHVGDMKAQIAEQIHVRRGAYSRSSLSVTA, from the coding sequence ATGAAGCTGCACCACCTGCGCCTCACCGGCATCGGCCCCTTCGCCGGCACCGTCAGCATCGACTTCGCCGCCCTCGGTGCGGGTGGGATGTTCCTGCTCGAGGGCCCCACCGGCTCCGGCAAGTCCACGATCCTCGACGCGATCGTCTACGCCCTGTACGGGCAGGTCGCCGGCACCGCCACCAGCGCGGACAGGATCCGCTCCCAGTTCGCCCCGCCCACCGAGGCGAGCGTGGTCGACCTCGTGTTCGAGACCGCCTCCGGGCTCTACCGGGTGCGGCGCCAGCCCGAGTTCCAGCGCCCCAAGATGCGCGGCACCGGCACCACCAAGGAGCACGCGAAGGCGGTGCTGTGGAGGATCGGCTCCCCGCAGCTGATCGACGAGGTCATCGCCGACACCGCCGGCGGCGGCAGCGGCGTCGAGGCGATCGCCACCCGCATCGACGAGGTGGGCCGCGAGATCCAGCGCGCCGTGGGCCTGAGCCGCGACCAGTTCACCCAGACCGTCCTGCTGCCGCAGAACGAGTTCGCCCGCTTCCTGCGCGCCGGCACGGGGGAGCGGCAGGCCGTGCTGCAGCGCGTCTTCGGCACCGAGACCTACGCCCGCGTCGAGAAGCAGCTCGAGGAGATGCGCAAGCAGGCCAAGCGCGAGGTCGACGCCGCCCAGCAGACCCTCGGCACCGCGCTCGCCCGCTTCACCGAAGCCACCGCGCTCGAGGGCGAGCAGGTCACCACGCTGCAGGAGCACGCCACCGCCCTGCGCCTGGACGCCCTGGCCGCCCTGGCCGGAGAGCACCTCGCCGCCGTCGCCGCCCGCGCCGACGACGCCCGCACCGCCGCCACCGCGGCAGGGACGACCGAGCAGGAGGCCCGCGCCGCCGCCGACGCCGCGACCCGCACCCGCACCCGCATCGACCGGCGCCGCGAGCTCGACGCCCTCGCCGCCCGGCTCGAGCGGGAGCGGCCCGCCGTCGAGCGGTCCCGCACCGCGCTGCAGCAGGACGAGACCGCGCGGCCCGTCGTCGAGCTGCTGCGCCGCCGCGACAGCGCCGCATCGGCCGCCGCCGAGGCGATCGAGACGCTCACCGCCCTCGCCACCACCACCCGGGCCGAACACCCCCAGCTCGTGGACCTGCTCGAGGAGGATGCCCCCGAGGAGGCGCTGACCGCCGCCGCGGAGGAGGCGACCGGTCGGGCCGGCGCGCTCAGCGAGCTGGTCGATCTCGAGGCCGGCCTGCCCGAGCGGGAGACGACGCTCGCCGCGCGCCGCGACACCCTCGCCACGCAGCAGAAGAACCTCGAGGCCGCGACCGCGGAGCTCGGCGAGAGGCCCGCGCAGCGCGCCGCGCTCGTCGAGCAGCGGGACGGCGCCCGCGCCACCGCCGCCGGTCTCGGCGACGCCCGGGCCGCGCACCGCGCCGCCCAGGAGGTCGAGCGGGCGAGGACCGCGGCCACCGCCCAGGAGAAGACCGTCGAGACGGCCCGCGCCGCCGCCGAGGCCGCGCTGCGCACCGCCCGCGAGCACGCCGAGACCGAGGCCGCGCTGCGCCGCCGACGCTTCGCCGGGATCGCCGCCGAGCTCGCCGCCGACCTCGAGGACGAGACCGCCTGCCCCGTGTGCGGCGCCCTCGAGCACCCGCACCCCGCCGATCCGGCCGAGGACGCCGTCAGCCCCGAACAGGTCGAGGCCGCCGAAGCGCAGCGACAGCGGTCCGAGCAGGCCCAGTCCCGCGCCGAACAGGCCCACGCCCTCGCCCGCCAGAAGCTCGAGCAGCTGCAGGAGGAGGCCGGCGAGCACACCCCGGACTCCGCCCGCGCCGCCGTCGCGCAGGCGAAGCAGGCCGTCGACGCCGCAGCCGCCGCCGAGACGCAGGTCGCGGCGCTCGAGGAGCAGATCACCGCGCACGATCAGCACACCCAGCAGCTCACCGCCGCGAAGGAGGAGACCGCCCTCGCCGTCGAACGCGAGCGCACCGCGATCGACGAGGCCGCACGCCTCCTGGAGGCCGACCGGGCCAAGGTCGCCGCCGCCCGCGGGGACGACAGCTCGATCGCCGACCGTCGCCGCGCCCACAGCGCCCGCGCCCGCGCCGCCACCGCGCTGTGCCAGGCGCTGCGCCGCCGCGCCGACGCCGAGCAGCGCGCCGCCGACGCCTCCGCCGAAGCGGACCGGGCGCTCGCGAGCAGCGCCCTGGTCACCGCCGACGCCGCCCGCGCCGCGGTGCTGCCCGCCGAGGAGCGCACCCGGGTCCAGAAGCTCCTCCAGGCCCGCGCCGTCGACGAATCCCGCCTCGCCGACGGGCTCGCCGAGGACGGCATCGAGGACACGACCGCCACCGACGAGGCGCGCGAGCAGGCCCAGGCGGCGGTCCTCGCCACCACCGAGGCGCTCACCAGTGCGCAGACCGCGGCGCGGGAGGCCGCCGGGATCGCCGCCCGCGCGGAGGGGGTCGCCGAGCGCAGCGCCGCCGCCCGCACCGCGCTCGAGACCGCCTCGGCCCAGGTGCGCGCGGTCAGCGAGAGCGCCGGGGTGACGGTGCGCGTCGCCGACCTCGCCACCGGGCGTTCGGCCGACGGGGACCGCGTGCAACTGTCCACCTACGTGCTCATGTGGCGCCTGGATGCGGTGATCGAGGCCGCGAACGCCCGCCTCGCCCTGTTCTCCGGCTCCGACCTCGAGCTGCTGCGCGACACCGGCGCCCGCGGCGCCCGCAAGACGGGCCTGGACCTGCTCGTGCTGGACCGTCGCACCGACCAGGTGCGGGTGCCCGAGACCCTCTCCGGCGGCGAGACCTTCTTCGTCTCCCTCGCCCTCGCGCTCGGCCTGGCCGACATCGTCATGGGCGAGGCCGGGGGAGTGCAGATGGAGACCCTCTTCATCGACGAGGGCTTCGGCTCCCTGGACCCCGAGACCCTCGAGACCGTGGTCCGCGAGATCGGGCGCCTGGCCGAGAGCGGCCGCGTGATCGGGATCGTCAGCCACGTCGGCGACATGAAGGCACAGATCGCCGAGCAGATCCATGTGCGGCGCGGCGCCTATTCCCGATCCAGCCTGAGCGTCACCGCCTGA